One Epinephelus lanceolatus isolate andai-2023 chromosome 17, ASM4190304v1, whole genome shotgun sequence genomic window carries:
- the LOC117248269 gene encoding GRIN2-like protein gives MAEAGHPVSELYPPGEAVSLESTLFDQSLFNTSSSIQATTPSRLAGGPGNSCQEEPQEICKDHSVSSPTRETNCSSLNIHREPGEQDKSQSERCVPPKASSHPHSLAETHTPSHHHDTVVNAISDSLVAGRTGQNIKSASLPVHRSHSETLPVVKQGMPPHAPVNETCGLAYHGDKSVQEAESHSMLACKQSMQLQQCNIITTTCRGPSSGESDVQQPQSRCVCISSPEAAGKVEGTEERSHLPHKCDKALCYGSYNHHVNFEDTFAAYCHPQPIPAPSQLLPRLAGVEPTCDIQRTAAPPSAMNHLTLPRLISSVSETGLDAKHLLRCCNLNCSWISLLPPGAGPQSPKHFGGEACCSSPVGHVRTITQDMGTMTAHRELRDVGVQTGQMVTPHVFPQVCLAEESKSETSCTQTLKTNSDVGKKPGGASKTPVKEVKWDAEGMTWEVYGASVDPEELGLAIQKHLELQIKETASHAAKLSRQNTNTSQQGRNGQTKMGRMIGSIRTSACCSRSTTAVD, from the coding sequence ATGGCAGAGGCTGGGCATCCTGTGTCAGAGCTCTACCCACCAGGGGAAGCTGTTTCTTTGGAATCTACCCTGTTCGATCAGTCACTCTTCAACACCTCGAGTTCAATACAGGCAACAACACCCTCCAGACTGGCTGGAGGACCAGGTAACAGCTGCCAGGAGGAGCCACAGGAGATCTGTAAAGATCATTCAGTCAGTTCTCCTACCAGGGAAACTAACTGCAGCAGTCTGAATATCCATAGGGAGCCTGGTGAACAAGACAAAAGCCAATCTGAACGATGTGTGCCTCCCAAGGCCTCAAGCCACCCCCATAGTCTGGCTGAGACGCATACACCGTCACATCACCACGACACAGTTGTGAATGCAATCAGTGACAGCCTTGTTGCTGGTAGGACAGGGCAGAACATAAAGTCAGCCTCTCTACCTGTTCACAGGAGTCACTCAGAAACCTTACCTGTGGTTAAACAGGGAATGCCCCCCCATGCTCCAGTCAATGAGACTTGTGGGCTTGCTTACCATGGAGATAAAAGTGTCCAAGAGGCTGAGAGTCACTCCATGTTAGCCTGCAAGCAGTccatgcagctgcagcagtgcaACATTATCACCACTACCTGCCGAGGGCCCAGCAGTGGAGAAAGTGATGTACAGCAGCCTCAGAGCAGGTGTGTCTGTATCTCGTCCCCTGAGGCAGCAGGCAAGGTGGAGGGTACTGAAGAAAGGAGCCATCTTCCCCATAAATGTGACAAGGCACTCTGCTATGGCTCTTATAACCATCATGTCAATTTTGAGGACACATTTGCTGCCTACTGTCATCCCCAACCCATCCCAGCCCCCTCCCAGCTGCTGCCACGCCTGGCAGGTGTAGAGCCAACCTGTGACATCCAGCGTACAGCGGCACCTCCTTCAGCAATGAACCACCTCACCCTGCCTCGCCTCATCTCTTCTGTCAGTGAAACAGGCCTGGATGCCAAGCACCTACTTCGGTGCTGCAACCTTAACTGCTCTTGGATCAGCTTGCTGCCCCCTGGTGCTGGGCCACAATCCCCAAAACACTTTGGTGGAGAAGCGTGCTGCAGCAGTCCTGTTGGCCATGTCAGAACCATAACCCAGGACATGGGGACAATGACAGCCCACAGAGAGCTGAGGGATGTTGGGGTGCAGACAGGACAGATGGTCACACCTCATGTGTTCCCCCAGGTCTGTCTGGCAGAGGAGAGCAAGAGTGAGACCTCCTGCACTCAGACTCTGAAAACCAACAGTGACGTAGGCAAGAAACCGGGTGGGGCTTCCAAGACCCCAGTGAAGGAGGTGAAGTGGGATGCAGAAGGGATGACATGGGAAGTGTACGGGGCCTCTGTGGACCCTGAAGAGCTGGGCTTGGCCATCCAGAAACACCTGGAGCTGCAGATCAAGGAGACGGCGAGTCATGCGGCTAAACTGTCTCGCCAGAACACCAACACCTCCCAGCAGGGCAGGAATGGTCAGACAAAGATGGGCA